GTCGTGGTGGACGAAGCGGGGCGTGGAGGGGCTAGTGGCGTTGTCAAGGATGAGGAGGGTCCAGTGGGAACCGCCCTCAGCGACAGAGGCATCGGGGTTGTCGTTGACAGGGAGCAGCACgaggcggcgggaggcgaggcggagcgggtcggcgacggcggcgacagAGGCCGGGTCAGGGAGGTTGGAAAGGAGGTAGGGGATGGAGGGCGGGAGCAGGAGGAGGTCGTCATCTTGGAGGCCGGCGGAGAGGTGTGCGAAGTAGAAGGCGATGATGCGGTCGTTGATGAAGCACGGCCCGTGAAGGACTGCAAGGTCGGAGCGGATGAGCACCACGTCACCGTGGCTCAGCACCCGCTCCTCTCCCTCCTTGGAGTTGGAACCAGAGCCCATAGCCGTCGCCGCCACCGCTGCTTGCTGCTCGTGCTGGAGGCGCGGACTGCAGTAGCCTGTGCATTTgcaaattagttattattttcatCAGCATTATCCATGTGTTACTGAAAACTGACAACCCAGATTTTACATGATTGTACAACTCTGGTGTTACTTACCAATTCCCTCAACAATATTTCAAATGAGGACTACTTTTCATTACCAAAGTTCCACCTCATACATGATTACTCTTTTCTGCATAGATTTGTTTTAACCATAGAATCGTCACCAAAGTTCCCTCAATAATATGTCTATGTTAGTATGTTACCCACATTATCACACGCCTTTTGATTAATAATCGCTCAGATATTATTTGTAGTCATACAATATGTTGGGGTGAAGCTAATCGCAAAAATTTCCATGGGGTGTAGCTTAGTTGGACATTAAGGGATAGCTAAACTTTACTATACCAATATAGTACACTGTGTGTGTCCTGGCAGGCTGGCACCTAGAAACCTAGCGTATGCCGTATACATAGGTACTCATGTCCACAAAGATGActattactccctccgttccaaattataagtcattccaagaatcttagagagtcaaagcattttcaagtttgaccaaaaatatagagagaaatataaatatttatgtcataaaataggtagactatgaaaatataactaacaaagaatctaatgatacttggttggtactaaaaatattattattttgctatataaatttggtcaaacttgaaaaactttgactctccaagattcttggaatgacttataatttgagacggagggagtactttggAAATCAGCAGAAAATGGTGATCTAATAGATGGAAACATATATTCGGGTACTAGTAGAGACTATACTACTGCTACAGTTGGAATTGGAAATTTAAGTATTCGAGAAATTTGTCGAGAGAAAGACCTCGAATTGGAGCTGGATCAGCCTAGCAGACCGAATCTCCTGGATCCTAGCACTGAGAACCGAGTGCCGGAACCGGAGCACCGAGCACGGAGCCACGGAGAGGGAGCCGGGCGGCGCGAGGCAGCCGGGCCCGGGGCAGTTCGTTCCTCACGCCTAAGCCTAGCCACGGCGGTGGCGCCGCCGGCTGCCGGCCTTGCCCTTTGCCTGGTCTGCTGTCAATCCACCCGAGGCCCCCGAGCGCTTGATCTGGCGAGCTCAGCTGCGGACGGATCCGTGGGATGCGGCAGTCCGGACTCTCCGGAGGTCTCGTTGGTGCCGCCTGCCGGTCACGCCCTCATCAGCTCCGGCTCTACCACGAACGAGAACGGCGAACCtactccctcgagggcacgTCTCAATTGTTgaggaatattttttttatttttttcatcgagtatatataaaaattaattaaatttgatgtgTTTATTGGTTtgaaaagtcatgactgaaattactgttagctgatttattatgagagaaaaacacggtTGACTAGTAGAAAAAATACGGCTGATAAGAGAAGCGAACGGACTCCGCTCGATGCAGAAAAACACTCttagctgatttattatgatgataaatttatttagagatacaatattaatattattttctatatatttagttaaattaaaaagatttgaTTCCTTAAAAAGCAAGATATGCTCTTCTTTTGGAAAGAAGAAAGTAGTCACACCAAACATTTTTTAGATATGTAATAAAACTAATCTCATGTTATGAGTTCATGAAATATCACGAGCTCCCATCGATGCGTCTCTTTATGTTTGACGTTTTTATTTACCTGCTATTATAAAAATTGATAATTACCCACAAGCTATTAAAAAAGTCTGAATTCTTATACGTGCCACTACTCTAAACTCTTTTGTCCTTTGTACTATTTTTATCAGATGTGGCTCTAACAGTGTCAAACCATGAGCGCGAAAAGTCAAAAATATCATCAAAGCTGaatatgtaattatttttttgagCATCTTATAATGACCTTAAATGAAAAAACTCAGAACTACAAAGTTCTAGATCTCGATAATATCTATAAGTTttgtataaaaattattttcattgaATTCCATACAAAAAAGATATGATTTGATATGATTAATATGTCTTAGAAAAAAACATTTTTTATACAAAATCaactaaaaatatttttatataaatatgtaGATCTCGACGAGATCTACGACTTTtgagttttttcatttgagattgttaagatgctaaaaaaattaattgaaTATTTAAACATGAGGGTATTTTCAACTTTTCAAATCAGTTAAACAACGCTAGAGTCAAATCTAACGGAAATAGCGTAGAGAGCAAAAGAGTTTGGAGCAATGGCACCTATAAAAACATCAATTTTTTTAATAGCTTATAGGTAATTATTAATTTTTATAATGACAAACATGTAAAAGCCTCTTTACGTTTCGTGTTGCCTCTTTAATTGTCCGGTCCATCTCATAGACACGAATGAATCTGCTGCTACTCCTACACATGGATGAGATGATATAGGAGAGTTCGGATGGAACACCATCgcatctgctgctgctgctcctgcaccAGCAGTAACACACCCACAAACAATAACTACCATCACTGTTTAGAGCATCTCTGTCAAATCTCTTATATTGCGTCTCTTATAATTTGCTTAGAGAGTATCCTAAAATCAATTTAAGATACAGGAGAAGAGTACTGCTACAGCACATTGCTTATAATTTGAGAGAGAGTTTCATACAGCTGGTGAGTTTCATACTCCTGCACCTTAGACTGAAATGTAAAATTCATACAGCTTGCAAACGTTGAGCAAAGCTGGGCAAGATGGTACTGGAGGAAGATCGAAAAACATTGGCACCCCTCTGCTTGGCGTATTTCTGTAAGAAACAGAGGTTTCAATCTGACTATCTGAGCGACAAGTCGACAACAAGTGCTACATAAGAAATAGTTGGTGAGTTCATATGAATATATACCTGGAGGTCTGACAAGGCAGTACTAATTGGTCGACTGTATGGCTGTTGCGACCTGATCCTTCAACTCCTGGCACACCTGCAGCTTCATCTGCAGGCACGCTGGCTCTCCCCTATCTGCTGCAGCATCTCGTCGAGCCTCTTCTTTACCTCCTGCTGTGGCATGACCTGCATTTTCCCATGCATGCAAACGGGTGGCCTCTTCTTCCATGTCTCATAAGACCATCTTACAGCACACAATGAGATTAAGAGCATCAACCATTGCGTTACATGGTTGCACACTAAAACAAAATAAGTCTTATAGGAATCTTAAAACAAGTCCTCAAGCACACCCACAAGCATAAAGTTCTACGTGTGCAGAATCACAACGACGACGTAATGATACTACGAAATACATGATAAGCTTTTCTCTTCCCCTTCAGCATTACCTGAAGAAAGAAGCAAACAAATGAATCACTCGATGTCCacctcatcgtcgtcgtcatcatcatcatcatcatcgcccTCCTCATGATCATTTCCTTCCTCTTCGGTTTCATCTTCAGTTTCCATTCCAGTTTCCTCATCACCGCCAAACTCTTCGCCCTGCTCAGTCCAAAGTCTTGTGTCATGTCCTGCAGGGGCAGGGACAGAGGCAGCGGCGCCAGTCCCATAAGCTGCAAAGGGGTCCTCAAACACCTCTGGATCACTCTCCTCTGCCTCCGAACCATCCGGAGAGAAAGGAGGCTCAATGTTGAAATGGCGCCGAATTGCTTTGAGCTGCTGATTGGTCTTCTTCAGTCTTGCATTGTACTTGTTCAATTTCATTGAGTTGCTTTTACAAATGCAGAAGATGGTCTTGAGAAAAGGGTGAACAGATGAAGAGAATGGCTTATGTGTAGGTGATGACGAGCGTGGTGCTCTTCTTGGTGCAGCCACAGGATTATGTCCCTTTTGAGGACGAATTCTTAATGGTTCATGCTTCACTTCCTTCACAAAGTTCTTCTTTGTGACCTTCTCGATCATATACATTAGGTAAGGAGCATAACCACAACTTCTTGACGGATTCAGAGATGTGAAGCGAATCTCTTCCCAAATGAAGTCAAACACATTGAATGGTCTTGCACTTGAGTCCATCCTAGCAAGCAAGTTCCTTGTAGTTGACATGATACTAGCAGCATCCCCCTCCTTAGGAGCTAGTGTCTTCCTAAACAAGCGGTTAAGACAAAAATAAGAGGGCAAAAGACCTTTAATGCTCCCAAGAGTAACATCTTCATGAGGGTTATACATGAACTCTAATTGACTGTTTGTAAGCGCACGTTCCACATGAATTCTTTCTTTATTAGCATCATCTTGACCAAATCCAAGCAACCTAGAGAAGGCCATGTATTTGATTTTGTACCACTCTCCCTCAGTCATCCAGTGCATAGTCTTGGCTTTGTTCTTGTCAAAGTAGACGGTGGCATAGAATTGGGCTATTACCTCATTGCACCAATCATACTTGAAGCCCATGATTCTCTTCACTCCTTTGCTCTCACATGCAGCTACCACTTCTTTAAAGATAGGGTCGTCCTTCTCTTCCATGTACTTCCAATCAACCCACTGCATTTTTGAGATTGGATCCTTCCTTGGATAAATGACCGTCTCGTAGAAATCTTGTTGGAAGTGATTATAAAACCTATAATCCGATGGGATACGCTCATAAACAAAAGGATTtgactccctctccttctttacTTGCTTGGCCTGGCTTTTGTAATTAACAGTACGCCTACCATAATCACTAGGAGCAGGGCTATGCAACCTCAAAGGGCCAACTGTTGGCTGTCCTTGTGGCTGCTGTTCTTCTTCATCCTCAGCACAGGAGCTAGAAGCAACTCCCTTGCCCTTGCCCGTGCCTCTCCATGGTGGCAAAGTATCACCTCTTGGCACAGGGATGGTTCGAGCTGCAACCGAGGGCTTATTATTGGTCCTCATTGGAACCTTGGATGCCTTCCTCTTTGACACAACCTTGCAGATACGTTCGCGTGGGGCTTCACCATGTCGTTCATCCCCATCATCCCTTGCTTTGACCCTTCTCTCATACACACGAACATTCTCCTTCTCACTGCATCGAGCTGCCTCGACAGACCCTGTGATATATAGATAGCATGTTTGAGATTTGAAATTGGATTCAAAATTATGACTTAAGAACTGTTATTGCATAGGTCGAAAGTTCTCAGTGAAATCTTCTAGCTTATGCAGTGCAACCCTAAAATCATAAATTCAAGAGATTCATCGAACGGAATTGAAAGCTTTTCTAGATTATGTATCTATAGCATCTTAGCAAATGTAGCACCAAAGGGATTTGACTCCAGAGCTGTACACAGAAAGATCAGGAAATTAACATTGTGAGTACCTTTTGAAAGGGATCCATGAAAGCGACGTCGCTTCAAAGGAGGGTCAGAGTCCTCAACCACGAGGGATGAAGTTTCAAGTGGCTCAACATGCGAGTCCACATGAACATGACTATAGGAGTCGCCTTGAGCAGCCCCATCATGTACTCCTTTATCTGCTCTTAATGAACTGCACGCCTCGCCTCTATAGGCTGAATGGTTAGGGCGCCATCCTTGTGACTGCTCGAGGTGGATGGGTGCCTTATACCTTTCTGGATGCACCTGTCCTCCATGACTTTGGGGGTCTCCCAGGACCTGATTCCATCGAACATTGACATTAGGGAAATGCGTGAATAGATAAATTTAAGAAGTGAAATATGTATCTAGATCGATAATTATGGACAAAAACATAAGCTTGATTAGTGTAAAATGCTAATTTCGACAACAAAGCATTCAGTAGAACTTGCCTAGTTACCTCTCTTGATCTATCTCATGCTCAGATGTCAAACTTTCAGCTAACTCAAAACCAAACTACCGAAGATTCCCCTATTAATGCCATTTTGGTATTGAGATGGCCTCTCAAGAGCATTTCTGATTTGTAGTTCTCCATTTATCTCCCAGCTAACTGAAAGCAAGCTCAGTTGAGCTCTCTGTCCAAATGTAAATTAATACCTTCTAAGCTAATGCTCCAGCAATAGTCCTGAAATACCTGAGGCTCTGGATGCAGCGGCTGCGCCATTGCGACACCAGTCGGTGGGGCGCTGCCCTGGGGGCGCCGGCCAGCGACGCCGCAGATTGGGCAGGCGAAGCCTCCGAGCCCCGGCGGCGCGGTGAGTAGGGCACCGCTGCAGCCGCACGGCACGCGGTCTTGCGCCTCCGCAGCCGCGCGCCCGGCCGCCGCCGGCAGAGGGATGgcgcggcgcgggcgcggcggcggcggcggcggcggcggcatgagCTCCGGAGGGAGGCGCTGCGCGGCGCCGCAGCCCGGGCAGGCGAAGTCCGTGGTCCCGTTTTCCACTTCCAGCGTCTCGCCGCAGCCCGCGCAGCGCACCTCCACAGCCAGCGGCGCCGGCGTCGCCattggcggggaaaagggcaaAGGCAAGGTACAGGTTTCTCTCGTGTTTTTGGGAACGCTGAGCTACGGTCGAATTGCAACTTCACATTTTACTCCATTTTTGTCTCTGTTATTGTTCCCACACCAACacacctaaggccttgtttggatgtagtcgtatTCGCAtcgatccacatgtgttggggtaAGTTGgaatggaacttgaactaaattccaccccaatccactccaacacatgtggattgagatgaatccgacaacatccaaacaaggcctaatgttgtttaaaaaaacaaaaaaacaaacaaatatgCCACAAACCTAGGTACTGCTCCCTCCatctctaaaaagtttttagattttgacatttagcacttttgtttgtatttgataattattgtccaactatagaccaactaggctcaaaatattcgtctcgtaaattacaaacaaactgtgaaattagtttttgtttttatctatatttagtgattTATGTATATgctacaagatttgatgtgacgggtacGAGGAATCAAACAATCTTAACAATCCAAGGCATCTCTATAAAGATCACACCTAAcaaaaagagttttgacaataATCAATGGATGGGTAGAATTTAGCACCACCTGTGAGCACAAACTTACAGTCGATCTACAAATGTtagataaaacggagaagagaAGAATTTATAAGGACATAAGAAAAGAGTTTGACGGGCTCTTAATATATTTGTGCTGGAAGATATGGAAGGAAATAATCCGAAGAACGTTTTAGCACAAAGAGCTATAACCGATTGAAGTGCCTATCTAATCAAAGAAGACATTCAACGGTATTCCATAGAGTTTGAAAATGATCAAGATGGATAACAAGCCTGTGTTTTTAGTCTTGTGTGGATAGATGTTCGGTTGATTTGCGTGTCTTTTGGATTATCATGTTTTGTAGATATTTTCTACATTTTTTAAACTTTCTTCTACAAATATATTTTGGCAAAACTTTTTTtgacctttcaaaaaaaaaagaatgagaATAAATTATGTGAATAGGACAATAATTCCTAAAATCCAGGAGTTTGTCAGTTTATGGATTAGAGTACAAGGTATGCAGCTGCAGTCTGATGTACATAACACGATTACTTGGAAATAGACACCTAATGGTAATTATTCCACTCGCTTGATGTACATGATATAGTTCTGTGGTTTATACGGGAAATTCCATCATGAACTCATCTGGAAGGCGCGGGCGGAAAATAAGTATAAAATCCACACCTGGACCCTCCTGCACAACAAAATCCTAATGGTGGATAATGTACGAGTGAGAGATTAGCCACACAAGGACCATTTTGCCTTCTGTATCATTTGGAGACAAGCTTACATCTATCCTTGTTATGCCCCTTCGCAAAAGCCTCAGGTGTTGTCTTGAGAAAAGTTTTCAGTGCAATGGCCATAGCAAGACCTTGCCACTTTGACAGAATGGTGGGAGCCGAGGCAAGCAGGCTGCCAAAGCAAGACCGCTGGCGTTTCAATGAAATAGTGATTTACATCATGTGGAATTTATAGAAGGAGAGGAATAGGAGGATGTTCGAAAACATAAGACGGTGGAGCAGGTCACCGCCTTGACCAAAGAGGTCTATGGATTTTTCTGTGTCATCGGTGTCGGGAGAGTAGGCTCCAAAGCCTACGTCTCCTCGCGTCCTTGCATGGGGTAAAGGGCgtatcaggtttttgggaagcGCTGTCGCGACTGCTCGCTGGACGTCTTCTTCCCACTACGCCCGGTGTTCGCCGATCTCCATCGACGGTCTTCGTCTTCATCCTCTTCTTCCTTCGCGCCGACAACCTCACTTACAGGATGTCTATCCTCTCTCCGTTGTTTGGTTTCATATCATTTCTATTGCTAGCACTAGATCCCGTGAACTTGATTCAAAtcgtagtgttagttttgattcATATTTCTGTAATACATGTCATTAGTCTTTTTCTTATTGTCGGAATTAATCACTGCATCGCTAAGTTGCTTTTATTTCCAACACGAACCTGGATAAactccttgtctgtgtcttgcgtcaccatcgagtttgtagcttgcgcacctgtctaccgataaactactaccgtgggtataccccaaggtagactgtcgactagctttcgtcgacacgtgGCGAGTATGATCTTGTGCACTGTGAAAGTCTCTTCTCGGACACTGAAAATCACATCTGCTTCTTGTTTGTCCAACAACAACCTACTAAAATGCTCTGATAGATCTGAGGGTGGCACTTGAACTTCGAAGCCCCCCTTGGTTTTGCATATCTCAGAATCCTTGATGACTATGAGATCACATTTAATGTCCATACGATCGTTCTGGATGTAGCcatctgtcgacgaaagctggtcggcagtctacctaggggtatgcccaaggtagtagattgccgatagacaggtgcgcaagctacgaactagatggtgacgcaagacacagacaaggattttgtctaggttcggccgctgtgagggcgtaatacctacgttctGCGTCTAATTGTATTGATATGAGATGTAATGTGATCTCTGACTTGAGttgacctgtcctctaggggacctctgcccctccttatatatcgtgaagggacagagttacaagtaaattattctatttggtacaatatcttcttATAGCCTTATGGTGCACGTCGTGCGCCACacttcttcatcttgtgggctggGCCATCtccgatggtgcggcccatgtcGACCCATGAtgatataggggtttatacccccacaactagtccccgagctccatgtattgtgatgcgacATGCCATCTtaagcttcttcgaccaatgaggcttgacgtctccgACCAGCAGGAAAAGTCGCTCGAATAGTTGCGATAGTAGTTCGGAAGACAGTCGACCACCATTGAcaccgaagaagcaggttgtccgaataatgcatggtgctcttgagaaaaaatttctttcttgatgaagtgtgtccactttacttttctaaaaaatatagtctttcaaaaaacaagcatattcaccgtaaggtgaagtgtgcccacttagtccccgagcctaaaagtaggtgacgtaggcacgtggtaccAGGGTCTAAAAGAAAAGTGCATGTAGAAATTCGgatactgagatgcatcgcaagATGCATTGTTACCGAtggtccccgagcttgctggaagacgaagtatgagccttatagcaaggtctaaaaaattaaaatcacccctcagttgtatatgagtctaattcatatgtaactgagaagaGCAGTCCCCAAGCTGTGATCAGAGAGTGATCGAAGCATGCCCCCAGCACAGTGTAGGGAGTGattgacgagtccccgagcacggttgAGAatataaacgtgctcggtggttggtacagtccccgagcacggcaaagggactggtggacaagttcccgagcgtggttgtaaacgtaaacgtgctcggtggtcggcacagtcttcgagcatagtgtagagactagtcgacatgtccccgagcatggttcggaacgtaaacgtgctcggtggtcggagcagttctcgagcacagcatagggaATGGCCGATGAGcctccgagcgtagcttgttgactgggtcaaactcctaaaaaataaatatagagaataggtagtacatgatgtataaataaactctagataaaaaatcagcatcAGTGTATGATTTTAGCTTTTATGTTATATTTAAAGTTaatacgagtagttaattcatcctagagcttgtaccagctctggtctgcccaacaagcatgaggtgcggaacctaggcatgcgtaggattgtcagcctcGCCAGCCGACCACCCGAAACGTAGAGGGCGGATCTTGTGCACGTGTGGGGAGGAGTCACAGACACCGCCGGCTGTagaaaactcgtgtaggagaaaaaactaatcggctaacaaaaagttgtttgaatgataataatattaaaaatattatgtcaaaaattaataaaatattagaagtacacttatctttggacggaAGTTTGGTCGGTGGTGACAAAATTGTCTAAATTGTCTGGCTCTCGAGCTTTCTGACGTGTTGTCATGACGGGATTGCgactgtcgtagcgccgttttTCGCGGCGATCATTATTGCGACATGACAGGTGGTCAGAGCAACGGCCAGACAACTTGGTCAATAGCTCGAGTAGATCGGTGTCattgatctgcctccctttataGCAGGGAAGCGGCAACGTTTTGTcgacgtggtcggagacgttgctggagtggtCGAAGCCGTAGCCAGCATGGTTAGAGCCGCAGccgacgtcggtgaagaagtgatcggCGCATATTGGATCTGCACCTCCTCcatggtcgtggcggtgaagccGTTGAAGCCGGTGGTCtaggtgatctggccgacggtgaacgtgagaccaCTCGCCACGACTGTGGAGTcaaggatgatgaccatctggcTCGCctgggaagctgtacgcacacccctacctggcgcgccactgtcgacgaaagctagtcggcagtctactttggggtatacccatggtagtagtttacaATTGAAGATCTAGCTTGCTTCCTCTTGCAACAAAATAATTGTGTGCGACAAATATGGTTGCGATGGATTCAGAACACATAATACTCTCTGGCTGACATTTAATCTGGTTCATTAGGATGCCCTCACCTCGGCACCCTCGTCCATGAGTACCAGAGCAACTGAAGCAAACATCCTGGTGCCCTCGGTGGCGCCGTCAGGGTAGAAGCGGATTACCCAAGAGTGTCTGTCGACGGTGAAGATGGCTGACTCGATAAAGTTGCCGATGCCCATGCCTTTATTTAGGCTGTACCCGACAATCTCGAATGTGTGCGTGCCCATCTCCGCCCAAGTGGAGCATCTCGATGCTATCACCTTGGATTGGGTTGCGATATCgtccctacaaccaagataTATAGCAAGAACTTAGTGCAACAAGTTAGTTTAAAAGAAGTGCCTTTCTATAGGTGGTGGAGGCAAACCTTGGAAGGGAGATGtgatcgtcgtcatcgtcacaGGCGGCGGCGACTGCGAAGGGCCGATGATGCATCAAGAAAAGTTGGGAGGGACAAGAGATCTAGTTAGATTGGGGAAAGTTGGGAGGGACAAGAGAGATTAGGTGACAACCACCAAACTTATAGCAGAAGGAAAACATTAAGTAGGTTAGGAGCTGGATCTTCTGTGGCACAAAATACAGTCACTCTGTAACCTTTTTGATTGTAGCATTTGCTTTGTGGCTTCAGTTTTGGACCACTCTTTTCAGATTGGACGAAACAATCACCCATTGTAGCTACTGTCCGATGCTATTTTAGGTATGGTTGGGAAATTGCTACTCCACTATTTATTATATTTATGATTATATAAGGTATGTGTTGATTTAGGATAATATATGAAAATTTTGACTATTTTTTGCCATAAAATATCTATCGGGTTGAGTGGGGGTGGCCTTCAATGTGTTCTTTAGTGGTGGTTCAACTTATATTAGGGGATGGAAACAAATTTGGCATCAGTTTACTAGGTATAGACACAATGTCCAAACTACTATTTAAAATGAATAAATGACCATTGTACCCTTACACAAAATAATTGGTTAGATTTCGCTTTCTCTTATGAGTCCTAAATCAGAGGGAAAGAGGGAGAAAATTGTGAGGAGGGAAAGAGGGAGGAAATTGTGAGGGGCATGACAGGTGGGGCTGGGCCCCACTTCTTGGTGAGCGGTGAAAGAGCAAAAGGAGTAGGTGTCGAGTAGGATAGTAGACACACGTGCGTTGCCAACTATTGTGGTTTTCTTGTGGCTCCATGATGATATAGAACTAGGAAATGCGAGAGATATGAGCATGGTTGTTCATGGAGCGCATAAGGCAAAGGGTGAAGGGGTTAACA
This window of the Sorghum bicolor cultivar BTx623 chromosome 7, Sorghum_bicolor_NCBIv3, whole genome shotgun sequence genome carries:
- the LOC8086053 gene encoding uncharacterized protein LOC8086053, whose protein sequence is MATPAPLAVEVRCAGCGETLEVENGTTDFACPGCGAAQRLPPELMPPPPPPPPRPRRAIPLPAAAGRAAAEAQDRVPCGCSGALLTAPPGLGGFACPICGVAGRRPQGSAPPTGVAMAQPLHPEPQVLGDPQSHGGQVHPERYKAPIHLEQSQGWRPNHSAYRGEACSSLRADKGVHDGAAQGDSYSHVHVDSHVEPLETSSLVVEDSDPPLKRRRFHGSLSKGSVEAARCSEKENVRVYERRVKARDDGDERHGEAPRERICKVVSKRKASKVPMRTNNKPSVAARTIPVPRGDTLPPWRGTGKGKGVASSSCAEDEEEQQPQGQPTVGPLRLHSPAPSDYGRRTVNYKSQAKQVKKERESNPFVYERIPSDYRFYNHFQQDFYETVIYPRKDPISKMQWVDWKYMEEKDDPIFKEVVAACESKGVKRIMGFKYDWCNEVIAQFYATVYFDKNKAKTMHWMTEGEWYKIKYMAFSRLLGFGQDDANKERIHVERALTNSQLEFMYNPHEDVTLGSIKGLLPSYFCLNRLFRKTLAPKEGDAASIMSTTRNLLARMDSSARPFNVFDFIWEEIRFTSLNPSRSCGYAPYLMYMIEKVTKKNFVKEVKHEPLRIRPQKGHNPVAAPRRAPRSSSPTHKPFSSSVHPFLKTIFCICKSNSMKLNKYNARLKKTNQQLKAIRRHFNIEPPFSPDGSEAEESDPEVFEDPFAAYGTGAAASVPAPAGHDTRLWTEQGEEFGGDEETGMETEDETEEEGNDHEEGDDDDDDDDDDEVDIE
- the LOC8086054 gene encoding BTB/POZ and MATH domain-containing protein 2; protein product: MHHRPFAVAAACDDDDDHISLPRDDIATQSKVIASRCSTWAEMGTHTFEIVGYSLNKGMGIGNFIESAIFTVDRHSWVIRFYPDGATEGTRMFASVALVLMDEGAEVRAS